One window from the genome of Jiangella alba encodes:
- a CDS encoding single-stranded DNA-binding protein, which translates to MSTSTSPVEHTNEVRLIGRLSVEPEAVMLPSGDEIVTTRLVVQRPRPPAGPPAPRRVDTVTCTAWGPMQRRNLRLLGEGDTVEITGALRRRFWRSGAGPGQSTFEIEVESASFMAREPPPTPKRRAAGASAAAQQPPEPDPQTERRLVLVGGEVAHQ; encoded by the coding sequence ATGAGCACCAGCACGAGCCCGGTCGAGCACACCAACGAGGTCCGGCTGATCGGCCGGCTGTCCGTCGAGCCCGAGGCGGTCATGCTGCCCAGCGGCGACGAGATCGTGACGACGCGCCTGGTCGTCCAGCGGCCACGTCCACCGGCGGGCCCGCCCGCACCACGCCGCGTCGACACCGTCACGTGCACCGCCTGGGGGCCGATGCAGCGGCGCAACCTGCGTCTCCTCGGCGAGGGCGACACCGTCGAGATCACGGGTGCGCTTCGTCGCCGGTTCTGGCGCTCGGGCGCCGGGCCTGGACAGAGCACGTTCGAGATCGAGGTCGAGTCCGCCAGCTTCATGGCTCGCGAACCACCGCCGACACCGAAGCGGCGCGCGGCGGGTGCATCGGCAGCGGCGCAGCAGCCGCCTGAGCCCGATCCGCAGACCGAGAGGCGCCTAGTCCTGGTCGGAGGTGAGGTCGCGCATCAGTAG
- a CDS encoding DUF1015 family protein, whose amino-acid sequence MTTAGPPLRLTPFRATTYAPGADLAAVVCPPYDVIGDRALAEFEAHDPHNIVHLTLPRPLPGDGDRYARAAHTLREWREAGVLRRDPSPALYVYQHVTAGASAIGLVGGVGLDGPVLPHENTFPGPVADRAALMSATRMQLEPILLTYGGGGAASEVVDHTAGTEPNLEFTVAGESHRLWRVDRPDALAAVAADLAGRTALIADGHHRFAAYRAVHAAGPVSAATDHGLALLVDAARHPLELRGIHRSVSGLTLDEAATTAAKAFDVVALAADDDPAAALEAERGTAFVIGDGQRQALLRSPQPATIAEAVPADRPDGWAALDAGVLVDVLLAHLWGVDDSDARVTYHHDRRDALRAAGRGAGVAVLVRPPALADVLALAARGERMPRKSTSFGPKPWTGLLMRDLTSDQD is encoded by the coding sequence ATGACCACCGCCGGGCCGCCGCTGCGGCTGACGCCGTTCCGCGCGACCACCTACGCACCCGGCGCCGACCTGGCCGCGGTGGTGTGCCCGCCGTACGACGTGATCGGCGACCGCGCGCTCGCCGAGTTCGAGGCGCACGACCCGCACAACATCGTTCACCTGACGCTCCCCCGGCCGCTGCCGGGCGACGGCGACCGGTACGCCCGGGCCGCGCACACGCTGCGAGAGTGGCGCGAAGCCGGCGTGCTGCGCCGCGACCCGTCTCCGGCGTTGTACGTCTACCAGCACGTGACCGCCGGGGCTTCGGCGATCGGCCTGGTGGGCGGCGTAGGTCTGGACGGACCCGTTCTTCCACATGAGAACACCTTTCCCGGCCCGGTGGCCGACCGCGCCGCGCTGATGAGCGCGACCCGGATGCAGCTCGAGCCGATCCTGCTGACGTATGGCGGCGGCGGCGCGGCCAGCGAGGTCGTCGACCACACGGCCGGCACGGAGCCGAACCTGGAGTTCACTGTTGCCGGCGAGTCGCATCGGCTCTGGCGCGTCGACCGGCCCGACGCGCTTGCCGCCGTCGCCGCTGACTTGGCCGGCCGGACCGCGTTGATCGCCGACGGGCATCATCGGTTCGCCGCCTATCGCGCCGTACACGCCGCCGGACCCGTCTCTGCCGCCACCGACCACGGTCTAGCCCTGCTGGTCGACGCCGCACGGCATCCACTGGAGCTGCGCGGTATCCACCGCAGCGTCTCGGGGCTCACCCTCGACGAGGCGGCGACCACCGCGGCGAAAGCCTTCGACGTCGTCGCGCTCGCTGCCGACGACGATCCCGCCGCCGCGCTCGAAGCCGAGCGAGGCACCGCGTTCGTCATCGGCGACGGGCAGCGACAGGCGCTGCTGCGCTCGCCGCAACCAGCGACCATCGCCGAGGCCGTCCCTGCCGACCGCCCGGACGGCTGGGCCGCGCTGGACGCCGGTGTGCTGGTGGACGTACTGCTGGCTCACCTGTGGGGCGTCGACGACTCCGATGCACGCGTGACGTACCACCACGACCGCCGGGACGCGCTGCGCGCGGCTGGGCGCGGCGCAGGGGTCGCCGTGCTGGTGCGGCCGCCTGCGTTGGCGGACGTCCTGGCCCTGGCGGCCCGCGGTGAGCGGATGCCGCGCAAGTCGACGTCGTTCGGGCCGAAGCCGTGGACGGGGCTACTGATGCGCGACCTCACCTCCGACCAGGACTAG
- a CDS encoding HAD-IIA family hydrolase produces the protein MGAVQPLTQTYDVALLDLDGVVYVGAHAVPHAPDALQLARTAGMRLAFVTNNASRPPERVAAHLTEIGVEARPDEVVTSAQAAARLLAEQLPSGSKVLVVGGEGLEVALREQGLIPVSSADDGPVAVVQGFSPQVGWPMLAEGTYAVASGLPWVATNTDPVVPTARGRAPGNGTLVNAIRMATGREPVVAGKPEPPMHREAMLRSRAERPLVVGDRLDTDIEGANASGADSLLVLTGVTDPIDLVLAPPRLRPTYVGLDLRALRLPAEALSVRAGESKVGDWHAVVDGGTLRLTRVTADEVRPRGDGVGGDGVSGDGAGGRGGVEGDGAGDGGLDALRAACGAVWAAADAAESGNGTAAEPASVQAALEAARITRAPARPY, from the coding sequence ATGGGTGCCGTGCAGCCCCTGACCCAGACCTACGACGTCGCCCTCCTCGACCTCGACGGCGTCGTCTACGTCGGCGCCCACGCGGTGCCGCACGCGCCGGACGCGTTGCAGCTGGCCCGCACGGCCGGCATGCGACTGGCGTTCGTCACCAACAACGCCTCCCGGCCGCCGGAACGGGTCGCCGCGCACCTCACCGAGATCGGCGTCGAAGCACGGCCCGACGAAGTCGTCACGTCGGCTCAGGCGGCCGCGCGGCTGCTGGCCGAGCAGCTGCCGAGCGGCTCGAAGGTGCTGGTGGTCGGCGGCGAAGGGCTCGAGGTGGCGCTGCGCGAACAGGGCCTGATCCCGGTGTCGAGCGCCGACGACGGCCCGGTCGCGGTCGTGCAGGGGTTCTCGCCGCAGGTCGGCTGGCCGATGCTGGCGGAGGGCACCTACGCGGTCGCCTCCGGATTGCCGTGGGTCGCCACGAACACCGATCCGGTCGTCCCCACCGCCCGCGGACGGGCACCGGGCAACGGCACGCTCGTCAACGCGATTCGAATGGCGACGGGGCGCGAGCCGGTCGTCGCCGGCAAGCCGGAGCCGCCGATGCACCGCGAGGCCATGCTGCGCTCGCGCGCGGAGCGGCCGCTGGTGGTCGGTGACCGTCTCGACACCGACATTGAAGGAGCCAACGCGTCCGGCGCGGACAGCCTGCTGGTGCTCACCGGCGTGACCGATCCGATCGACCTCGTGCTCGCGCCGCCCCGGCTGCGTCCGACCTACGTGGGGCTCGACTTACGTGCGCTGCGATTGCCGGCGGAGGCGTTGTCGGTGCGTGCTGGCGAGTCGAAGGTGGGCGACTGGCACGCGGTGGTCGACGGCGGGACGCTGCGGCTCACCCGGGTCACGGCGGACGAGGTCAGGCCGCGCGGCGACGGCGTCGGCGGCGACGGCGTCAGCGGCGACGGCGCGGGCGGCAGAGGCGGCGTGGAAGGCGACGGTGCGGGCGATGGCGGGCTCGACGCGCTGCGCGCCGCGTGTGGCGCCGTCTGGGCCGCGGCCGACGCCGCCGAGTCAGGCAACGGGACCGCTGCCGAGCCGGCGTCGGTCCAGGCCGCGCTCGAAGCCGCCCGAATCACCCGTGCGCCCGCGCGACCGTACTAG
- a CDS encoding TlyA family RNA methyltransferase, producing MPPRRRLDAELVRRGLARSREHAATLVGDGRVMVGGRVATKAATAVDPADAVRVTEPAEGDEYVSRGGHKLAGALDVFEPAGLTVAGRRCLDAGASTGGFTDVLLRRGAASVVAVDVGYGQLAWSIRSDDRVEVHDRTNVRELTPEIVGEPVEVVVGDLSFISLRLVLGPLVTVSRPGADFALMVKPQFEVGKDRVGKGGVVRDPALRAQAVVDVARAAGELGLGVNGVTASPLPGPSGNVEYFLWLRSGAPEVRPEDVQRAVEEGPP from the coding sequence GTGCCACCTCGACGACGCCTCGATGCGGAACTGGTGCGCCGTGGCCTGGCCCGTTCGCGGGAGCATGCGGCGACGCTGGTGGGCGACGGCCGGGTGATGGTCGGCGGGCGGGTGGCGACGAAGGCGGCCACGGCGGTCGATCCGGCCGACGCGGTGCGGGTGACCGAGCCGGCGGAGGGCGACGAGTACGTCTCGCGCGGCGGCCACAAACTGGCCGGCGCACTGGACGTGTTCGAGCCGGCCGGGCTGACGGTCGCCGGGCGGCGATGCCTCGACGCCGGTGCGTCGACCGGCGGCTTCACCGACGTGCTGTTGCGGCGCGGCGCGGCGTCGGTGGTGGCGGTCGACGTCGGGTATGGGCAGCTGGCGTGGTCGATCCGGTCCGACGACCGGGTCGAGGTGCACGACCGCACGAACGTCCGCGAGTTGACGCCTGAGATCGTGGGCGAGCCGGTCGAGGTCGTGGTCGGCGACCTGTCGTTCATCTCGTTGCGGCTCGTGCTCGGTCCGCTGGTGACGGTGAGCCGGCCCGGCGCCGACTTCGCGTTGATGGTGAAGCCGCAGTTCGAGGTCGGCAAGGACCGCGTCGGCAAGGGCGGCGTCGTGCGCGATCCCGCGCTGCGGGCCCAGGCCGTCGTCGACGTCGCGAGGGCGGCCGGCGAACTGGGCCTGGGCGTCAACGGCGTCACCGCGAGCCCGCTGCCCGGCCCGTCCGGCAACGTCGAGTACTTCCTCTGGCTGCGCTCCGGCGCGCCCGAGGTCCGCCCCGAAGACGTCCAGCGCGCTGTAGAGGAAGGGCCGCCATGA